A genomic stretch from Telmatocola sphagniphila includes:
- a CDS encoding response regulator: MSQARALELLREGIAAARAGDKPRTRQLLSQSTALDPTNEIAWLWYAGVTDSPAEALRFLEKVLQINPRNERALTGIKTVRLQAGIAAAKAQDRSGARDLLRLVVAEEPRNEVALMWLAGVTDSPEEALGYLLRVLEINPNNERAKSGVTYYQNKIPKAPPVTPAPEPLSPPPISLEKSSAVWICPFCSTGAEVKLNRCPNCRAIQVPHQINLETFTPDVDREKIRTAVMKLTMQLRTKPDYASNYNLGLACLNLGRIDESIHHFTAALRFQPDNEALDVFLQQLEQRKTTPERASIRVPAKSNPVVAGAMRPPTPKPLSSDSGSKRMILVVDDSPTIRKLVAMTMIKNGYRVVEASEGNEAVTRMQEQGTPDLVLLDINMPGMDGYTLCKLIRQKPETSKIPVIMLSGKDGFYNKIRGKMAGSTLYLTKPFQPDALLKVVQKYCPADGMAVTA, translated from the coding sequence GTGTCTCAAGCACGAGCATTGGAATTACTGCGTGAAGGAATTGCCGCCGCACGAGCGGGCGATAAACCACGGACGCGGCAACTGTTGAGCCAGAGCACTGCGCTCGATCCTACTAACGAAATTGCCTGGCTCTGGTACGCCGGGGTGACCGATTCACCTGCGGAAGCTCTTCGCTTTCTGGAAAAAGTTCTGCAAATCAATCCCCGGAACGAGCGGGCACTGACGGGCATTAAGACGGTTCGGCTGCAGGCGGGGATTGCAGCGGCCAAGGCTCAAGATCGCAGCGGGGCTCGCGATCTGCTACGGTTGGTGGTCGCCGAGGAGCCGCGTAACGAAGTGGCTCTCATGTGGCTCGCGGGGGTTACGGATTCGCCCGAAGAGGCCCTGGGCTATCTTCTCCGCGTTCTGGAGATCAATCCAAACAACGAAAGAGCCAAGAGCGGGGTCACTTACTACCAGAACAAGATTCCCAAAGCGCCGCCGGTCACTCCCGCGCCGGAACCGCTCTCACCGCCTCCAATTTCCCTCGAGAAAAGTTCGGCCGTCTGGATCTGTCCGTTCTGCTCCACAGGTGCGGAAGTCAAACTCAATCGCTGCCCCAATTGCCGGGCGATCCAGGTTCCGCATCAGATCAATCTGGAAACCTTTACGCCGGATGTCGATCGCGAGAAGATTCGCACCGCCGTCATGAAACTGACGATGCAGCTGCGGACCAAGCCCGACTACGCTTCCAATTACAATCTCGGTTTGGCCTGTCTGAATCTGGGCCGGATCGATGAATCGATCCATCACTTCACGGCGGCGCTTCGCTTTCAGCCCGATAATGAAGCGCTCGATGTCTTTTTACAGCAGCTCGAACAGAGAAAAACCACCCCGGAGCGGGCTTCGATTCGCGTGCCTGCGAAATCGAACCCGGTCGTGGCCGGAGCGATGCGTCCGCCGACGCCGAAGCCGTTATCCTCGGATTCCGGGTCCAAGCGGATGATCCTGGTTGTCGACGACAGTCCGACGATTCGCAAGCTGGTGGCCATGACCATGATCAAAAACGGTTACCGGGTCGTCGAAGCCAGCGAAGGCAACGAAGCGGTCACTCGCATGCAGGAACAGGGCACTCCCGATCTGGTGCTCCTCGATATCAACATGCCCGGGATGGATGGCTACACGCTTTGCAAGCTGATCCGTCAGAAGCCGGAAACGTCCAAAATTCCGGTGATCATGCTGTCGGGCAAGGATGGTTTTTACAACAAAATTCGTGGGAAAATGGCAGGTTCGACCCTTTATCTGACCAAGCCCTTTCAACCCGATGCTTTGCTGAAAGTCGTGCAGAAGTACTGCCCGGCGGATGGGATGGCCGTCACCGCTTAA
- a CDS encoding response regulator, translated as MTNNTILIVDDSPTELKIVTNALRNRGYRIVTAIDGDEALQKASHEKPRLMLLDVVLPKKNGFQVCRQLKNSAETKDIKIILLTSKSQDSDRYWGMKQGADAYVTKPFEEAELLSSVGAFM; from the coding sequence ATGACGAATAACACCATTCTGATCGTAGACGACTCTCCCACGGAACTCAAGATTGTGACCAATGCTTTGCGCAATCGGGGTTATCGCATAGTCACGGCCATCGATGGCGATGAAGCTCTGCAGAAGGCTTCGCACGAGAAGCCCCGGCTGATGCTCCTGGATGTTGTGCTGCCGAAGAAAAATGGTTTCCAGGTCTGCCGGCAATTGAAGAACTCGGCCGAGACCAAGGACATCAAAATCATTCTTCTGACGAGCAAAAGTCAGGATAGCGACCGCTACTGGGGCATGAAGCAGGGTGCGGATGCTTATGTGACCAAGCCTTTTGAAGAAGCAGAACTGCTTTCCAGTGTCGGTGCCTTCATGTAA
- a CDS encoding chemotaxis protein CheW produces the protein MTPPEEEENISFELVLPGADEPSSIGWLAPPSPPDGNESPLPGWLNNETSGEEFRSGLVPSSPTIIRKVRQSTLIVRRDEIERDALTAKAPNVPNASTLPPEALKKAVKNPLVYGLIAKVSLPRPAFQFKIEHDLPANVALLDVKPKAAVVGNRIIWSFGRVDPGQEIRLQLVIQPEEGAVINPSDLAVFEAGYKQSLHFQTPIARPRLSAVADGPIEMPMGTWETVRLQIRNSGNWPVKNAIVRGLLPTGLKLGENAPTQEEIGLLLPGEVYEFSYRVRATQEGPQTILFELSGSDNTSCQVERTIVVLAPKLELRIPGPIRAAQDQEVEFQLELSNFGRACTEQYEVYLDYSAHLEPLKFERGSIDSVRRRLSWTGPAMQPNSEVSYPVRFKTAQLGIAELNVEVRTASGARIKSSRSLTIEKQTDRKREIQEQFIASMEARLNVGFPAVSGAADATVETSQHIVFSIHNSDFALPMSVVREVGRAPHTTPVPNVPDWLVGLANIRGEIVSVVDLAGFLQINSSGDTAEKRILVVRSQQSSVQTALIVDRIRGLRNLNEQTLQPMEIASPFVRGRVESQGLEISLLQTEEMLNSPQMRQFEIY, from the coding sequence ATGACACCTCCAGAAGAAGAGGAAAATATCTCGTTCGAGCTGGTTCTGCCCGGTGCAGACGAGCCATCGAGTATTGGTTGGCTGGCTCCGCCGAGTCCCCCGGACGGGAATGAATCTCCTCTTCCCGGCTGGCTCAACAACGAAACTTCGGGAGAGGAATTTCGTTCGGGACTGGTCCCTTCTTCCCCCACGATTATCCGCAAGGTTCGGCAATCCACGCTGATCGTTCGCCGAGATGAAATCGAGCGGGATGCTTTAACCGCCAAAGCCCCGAATGTGCCGAATGCATCGACACTTCCTCCCGAAGCTCTGAAAAAAGCCGTCAAGAATCCCCTGGTTTACGGGCTCATCGCCAAAGTTTCGCTGCCGCGCCCCGCTTTTCAGTTTAAGATCGAACACGATCTGCCCGCGAATGTCGCATTACTGGATGTGAAACCGAAAGCGGCGGTCGTTGGCAATCGCATCATCTGGAGTTTCGGCCGCGTTGATCCGGGCCAGGAAATCCGCCTTCAACTGGTGATTCAGCCCGAGGAAGGTGCGGTCATCAACCCGTCCGACCTCGCCGTCTTTGAAGCCGGTTACAAGCAATCGCTGCATTTTCAAACGCCCATCGCCCGGCCGCGGCTGTCGGCAGTGGCAGATGGTCCCATTGAAATGCCGATGGGAACCTGGGAAACCGTCCGGCTGCAAATTCGCAATTCGGGCAACTGGCCGGTGAAGAACGCCATTGTTCGCGGACTGCTGCCGACCGGCTTGAAGCTCGGGGAAAATGCTCCGACTCAGGAAGAAATCGGTTTATTGCTGCCGGGAGAAGTTTACGAATTCAGCTACCGGGTGCGAGCCACGCAGGAAGGTCCGCAGACCATCCTCTTCGAACTCAGCGGTTCCGATAATACTTCCTGCCAGGTGGAACGGACCATCGTCGTCCTGGCCCCCAAGCTCGAACTTCGCATCCCGGGGCCAATTCGGGCGGCTCAGGATCAGGAAGTCGAATTTCAACTCGAGCTTTCCAACTTCGGCCGGGCCTGCACCGAGCAATACGAAGTGTATCTCGATTACTCGGCCCACCTTGAGCCACTCAAGTTCGAGCGCGGTTCCATCGATTCGGTCCGTCGTCGCCTGAGCTGGACGGGGCCGGCCATGCAGCCGAACTCGGAAGTCTCCTATCCCGTTCGCTTCAAGACCGCTCAACTGGGAATCGCCGAGTTGAACGTCGAAGTTCGAACGGCCAGCGGTGCACGCATCAAATCGAGCCGGTCGCTGACGATCGAAAAGCAAACCGACCGCAAGCGCGAGATTCAGGAACAGTTCATCGCGTCGATGGAAGCTCGACTCAACGTGGGATTTCCCGCAGTTAGCGGGGCCGCCGATGCGACTGTCGAAACCAGTCAGCACATCGTTTTCAGCATTCATAATTCCGATTTTGCTCTGCCGATGTCTGTCGTGCGTGAAGTCGGCCGGGCTCCTCATACGACACCGGTGCCCAACGTACCCGATTGGTTGGTAGGCCTGGCGAACATACGAGGCGAGATCGTCTCGGTCGTCGATCTCGCAGGCTTCCTGCAAATCAATTCCTCGGGCGATACGGCCGAGAAGCGAATTCTGGTCGTGCGTAGCCAGCAAAGCAGCGTGCAGACGGCCTTGATCGTCGATCGCATCCGCGGCCTGAGAAATTTGAACGAACAGACCTTGCAGCCTATGGAAATCGCGTCGCCGTTCGTGCGCGGCCGAGTCGAATCGCAAGGTCTGGAGATATCGCTTCTGCAGACGGAGGAGATGTTGAATTCTCCCCAGATGCGGCAGTTTGAAATTTATTAA
- a CDS encoding methyl-accepting chemotaxis protein — MNPLSKFSNLRVWQKLTLVAVALTMPILMLAYLTIAGGRGEQSSVTAFVVILLGGGLAGWLMYAITRSVNRQTQSIRAMFEQISVGNIDARAEVITGDELGEIANGLNAMMDNMRSLIQSREERDRMQGAVMKLLEEVSGVADGDLTKEAEVTADVTGAIADSFNYMIGQLRMVIGNVQQTTRQVSRSATDVYSSAKNLVGGTEQQSKQIVSTSEAVEEMAGSIQQVSENAIVSAQVAEQALKNAQAGNSAVKNTISGMDRIRDQVQETAKRIKRLGESTQEIGQIVQLIDDIADRTSILALNASIQASMAGESGRGFAVVAEEVERLADRSTDATRKIATLVKTIQSETNEAVGAMEKGIQEVVEGSRLASQAGQSLAEIEAVSKKLAELISSISTASRQQARASEGVAKSMNEISAITQSTAAGTKNAALAVSNLAGLAEDLRQSVSMFRLPRTGQTEDGTSNSPRATRAGLDLSSMPNVGGNNKPKEAMPVTRF; from the coding sequence ATGAACCCCTTATCGAAATTCAGCAACCTGCGCGTCTGGCAGAAACTGACTCTCGTGGCCGTGGCCCTGACCATGCCGATCCTGATGCTCGCTTATCTGACCATCGCGGGTGGTCGGGGCGAACAGTCTTCGGTCACTGCCTTCGTGGTCATTCTTTTAGGGGGCGGCCTGGCCGGCTGGCTGATGTATGCGATCACCCGCTCGGTGAATCGGCAGACGCAGTCGATCCGCGCCATGTTCGAGCAGATTTCAGTCGGGAATATCGACGCCCGAGCCGAAGTGATCACCGGGGATGAACTCGGCGAGATCGCCAACGGCCTCAACGCCATGATGGATAACATGCGAAGCCTCATCCAGTCGCGCGAAGAGCGAGATCGGATGCAGGGCGCAGTTATGAAACTGCTCGAAGAAGTTTCCGGCGTCGCCGATGGGGACCTCACTAAGGAAGCCGAAGTGACCGCCGATGTGACTGGCGCCATCGCCGACTCGTTCAACTATATGATCGGCCAGTTGCGAATGGTTATCGGCAACGTGCAGCAGACCACTCGCCAGGTTTCCCGCTCGGCCACCGATGTCTACTCCTCCGCGAAGAATCTGGTGGGCGGTACCGAACAGCAATCGAAGCAGATCGTCAGTACTTCCGAGGCCGTCGAAGAGATGGCGGGCTCGATTCAACAGGTTTCGGAAAACGCCATCGTCTCGGCTCAAGTGGCCGAGCAGGCTCTGAAGAATGCCCAGGCTGGTAACTCGGCCGTGAAGAATACCATCTCCGGGATGGACCGCATTCGCGATCAGGTGCAGGAAACGGCAAAACGCATCAAGCGGCTGGGTGAATCGACGCAGGAAATCGGACAGATCGTGCAGTTGATCGACGATATCGCCGACCGCACTTCGATCCTCGCTTTGAACGCTTCGATCCAAGCCTCGATGGCCGGGGAATCGGGCCGCGGCTTTGCGGTGGTCGCCGAGGAAGTGGAACGATTGGCCGATCGGTCGACCGATGCCACCCGCAAGATTGCCACGCTGGTGAAGACGATTCAATCGGAAACCAACGAAGCGGTCGGGGCCATGGAAAAGGGTATTCAGGAGGTGGTGGAAGGTTCTCGCCTCGCTTCGCAGGCCGGTCAATCGCTGGCGGAAATTGAAGCCGTTTCCAAGAAACTGGCCGAGTTGATTTCCTCGATCTCGACCGCATCCCGTCAGCAGGCCAGAGCCTCTGAAGGGGTGGCCAAGTCGATGAACGAAATTTCCGCAATCACCCAATCGACCGCGGCGGGTACCAAGAACGCGGCTTTAGCAGTCTCCAATCTCGCCGGACTGGCAGAAGATCTTCGACAATCGGTTTCGATGTTCCGCTTACCGCGAACCGGCCAGACTGAAGACGGCACCTCGAATTCTCCCCGAGCAACTCGGGCCGGCCTGGATCTCTCTTCCATGCCGAATGTGGGCGGCAATAACAAACCCAAAGAAGCGATGCCGGTAACCCGGTTCTAG
- a CDS encoding hybrid sensor histidine kinase/response regulator translates to MKKKPDAELLADFVAEAKQYLTLIPGYLETFLADNSQGESIQEVFRLSHSIKGAASMVGLPELSELGYKLERAAEEIGMNPEWASTDNLELFQETLNIIGAYLERCADGDYEDTSDLQALTQIWEEPTAAFSAESPSRLLKMDYSEEGPDFGFDPGEPDLGSFEPAVAEENSSSEPIPPELLEIFALEAEDHLKNITTLLPELQNQPEARDLIQQIRRSAHTLKGSAAMVGFHDITHLSHRMEDLLDQMYEEGRKTTPEILSILFKSTDVLEDLSKGQNRSSELKALYGDFEQILQGTPLESAVEAEAPATVAVPVERPPEPKNAPIPALERIAAALAAGKLVAPAPAAATPEKARRSGQFLRVPIEKLDDLVRLIGELVISRTEFEQRLSNYVRQIEELQLSSSRLRRAATKLETEYEARTLASSRLRNFPGKNGSYPMLSLANMPSYGFDDLEMDRYTEFHLLSRELSETTNDVQSIVSELSALNGDFEGYLTRQTRLSSEVQDKLMGVRMVPIGMLAPRLQRTIRNAADTCGKQALLVIEGENTELDTTVLDDMAEPLLHILRNAVDHGIETPEVRQQAGKPEEGTIRIRAFPEGSQIVLQILDDGRGINPNELREVIASRGIASAKDLAQQSDQEIYQYLFAPGFSTAKTISEISGRGVGLDIVNNLVHKLKGTVKITSEFGVGTTFTIRLPLTLAAMKALLVRSGDQTFALPLGAVKQILRLEPEMLEMENDKPIVTVNGETYPLVHLGHALNLKKPVDENVKRLPVAIIRTGERDIALAVDHLQGGREIVVKNLGTHVRQVHGIAGATIMGDGSVVLIVNPSDLDREYRPRQFLASLPQSPAYTPKSLDSDRRLNVLVVDDSPSVRRVVSSIFKRVNWTSSSAKDGIEALEFLHQANEYPDAIMLDIEMPRMDGYEFLSTIRSMEGFEEIPVVMVTSRAGDKHRRKAMELGANAYLVKPYQDDQLIQIIRDIVRASAVSALY, encoded by the coding sequence ATGAAGAAGAAACCCGATGCGGAACTGCTGGCCGATTTCGTCGCCGAGGCCAAGCAGTATCTGACGCTGATTCCCGGTTATCTGGAGACTTTTCTGGCCGATAACAGCCAGGGAGAATCGATCCAGGAAGTCTTCCGGCTCTCGCACAGCATCAAGGGCGCGGCCTCGATGGTCGGCCTTCCGGAACTGAGCGAACTGGGTTACAAGCTGGAGCGCGCGGCCGAGGAAATCGGGATGAATCCCGAGTGGGCCAGCACGGATAATCTCGAGTTGTTCCAGGAAACCCTGAACATCATCGGCGCTTATCTGGAGCGCTGTGCCGACGGCGATTACGAGGATACTTCCGATCTTCAGGCTCTGACGCAAATCTGGGAAGAACCCACAGCCGCCTTCTCCGCCGAATCTCCTTCGCGTTTGCTGAAGATGGACTATAGCGAGGAGGGCCCGGATTTCGGTTTCGATCCCGGCGAGCCCGACCTGGGAAGTTTCGAGCCCGCCGTCGCCGAAGAAAACAGCAGCAGCGAACCCATCCCGCCGGAACTTCTGGAAATCTTCGCGTTGGAAGCGGAAGATCACCTCAAGAATATCACCACGCTGCTTCCCGAATTGCAGAACCAGCCGGAAGCCCGCGATCTGATTCAACAGATCCGCCGCAGCGCTCATACGCTAAAGGGCTCGGCGGCCATGGTCGGCTTCCACGACATCACCCATCTGTCGCACCGGATGGAAGATCTACTCGATCAGATGTACGAGGAAGGACGCAAGACGACCCCGGAGATTCTGAGCATCCTGTTCAAATCGACGGACGTGCTGGAAGACCTTTCCAAGGGCCAGAATCGTTCGAGCGAACTGAAAGCCCTCTACGGCGATTTCGAACAGATCCTTCAAGGAACCCCACTGGAATCGGCCGTCGAAGCCGAGGCCCCAGCGACGGTCGCCGTACCCGTCGAAAGACCCCCCGAGCCCAAGAATGCCCCGATTCCCGCACTGGAGCGGATTGCGGCGGCTCTGGCTGCGGGCAAATTGGTCGCTCCGGCTCCGGCAGCGGCGACTCCCGAGAAAGCCCGCCGCTCGGGCCAGTTTCTGCGCGTGCCGATCGAAAAATTGGACGATCTGGTGCGCCTGATTGGCGAGCTGGTCATCAGCCGAACCGAATTCGAACAACGCCTCAGCAATTACGTCCGCCAGATCGAAGAACTCCAGCTAAGCTCCTCGCGGCTGCGCCGTGCGGCCACCAAGCTGGAAACCGAATACGAAGCCCGCACGCTGGCCAGCAGCCGGTTGCGCAACTTCCCCGGTAAGAACGGCTCTTACCCGATGTTGTCGCTGGCTAACATGCCGAGCTACGGTTTCGACGATCTGGAAATGGATCGCTATACCGAATTTCATCTGCTCTCGCGCGAGCTCTCCGAAACCACCAACGACGTTCAGTCCATCGTCTCCGAGCTGTCAGCTCTCAACGGCGATTTCGAGGGTTACCTGACTCGCCAGACCCGTCTGAGCTCCGAAGTGCAGGACAAGTTAATGGGCGTGCGGATGGTTCCCATCGGCATGCTGGCCCCGAGGTTGCAGCGAACTATACGCAATGCCGCCGACACCTGCGGCAAGCAGGCCCTTCTGGTTATCGAGGGAGAGAATACCGAACTCGATACGACGGTGCTGGATGATATGGCCGAGCCCCTGTTGCACATTCTGCGCAACGCCGTCGACCATGGGATTGAGACTCCGGAAGTTCGCCAGCAAGCCGGGAAACCGGAAGAAGGCACCATACGGATTCGCGCCTTCCCCGAAGGTTCACAGATCGTTCTGCAGATCCTCGACGATGGTCGGGGAATCAACCCGAACGAATTGCGCGAAGTCATCGCCTCGCGCGGGATAGCCTCTGCTAAGGATCTGGCCCAGCAAAGCGATCAGGAAATCTACCAATACCTTTTTGCTCCCGGCTTCAGCACCGCTAAAACCATCAGCGAAATTTCCGGTCGCGGCGTCGGCCTGGATATCGTCAATAACCTCGTGCATAAGCTCAAGGGAACGGTGAAAATCACCTCGGAATTCGGGGTGGGCACGACCTTCACCATTCGATTGCCGCTCACACTCGCGGCCATGAAAGCCTTGTTAGTGCGCTCGGGTGATCAGACATTTGCCCTGCCACTGGGCGCTGTGAAACAGATCCTTCGTCTTGAGCCCGAGATGCTGGAAATGGAAAACGATAAACCGATTGTGACGGTGAATGGCGAAACCTATCCACTGGTGCATCTGGGCCACGCGCTGAACCTGAAGAAGCCGGTCGACGAGAATGTCAAACGGTTGCCGGTCGCAATTATCCGAACCGGCGAGCGGGATATCGCACTGGCCGTCGATCATCTGCAGGGGGGCCGCGAAATCGTCGTGAAGAATTTGGGGACCCACGTCCGGCAGGTGCACGGAATCGCCGGGGCCACCATTATGGGGGATGGCTCGGTAGTTCTGATTGTCAATCCTTCCGATCTGGATCGCGAATATCGACCCCGGCAGTTTCTGGCCTCACTCCCGCAAAGTCCTGCGTACACGCCAAAGTCGCTCGACAGCGACCGCCGCTTGAACGTACTGGTTGTGGACGATTCGCCGAGTGTGCGCCGGGTGGTCAGTTCGATCTTCAAGCGCGTCAACTGGACTTCCTCTTCCGCGAAAGATGGGATCGAAGCGCTGGAATTTCTTCATCAGGCGAACGAATACCCCGATGCGATCATGCTCGACATCGAGATGCCGCGCATGGATGGTTACGAATTCCTTTCGACCATCCGTTCGATGGAGGGTTTCGAAGAGATTCCCGTGGTCATGGTGACTTCACGCGCGGGCGACAAGCATCGCCGCAAGGCCATGGAGTTGGGGGCCAATGCCTATCTGGTCAAACCGTATCAGGACGATCAGCTGATTCAGATCATTCGCGACATCGTGCGGGCATCGGCGGTCTCGGCCCTATATTAA
- a CDS encoding TIGR03067 domain-containing protein codes for MRTLVFFLLFGGCVLAQKPAEEIKRFDGKWRVLLATKRGETQDDAHLKKMTVTFKDGSMIIQDGAIEEKAKFTIDPTTKPASIFIESEKGSSKASGIYQFELLTLKLAWSLSGEEKPTKFSEKPEATVTSLTLQRVKE; via the coding sequence ATGCGTACGCTTGTTTTCTTTCTGCTCTTCGGCGGCTGCGTGCTGGCTCAGAAGCCGGCCGAGGAGATCAAACGCTTCGATGGAAAATGGCGGGTTCTCTTAGCTACCAAGCGCGGCGAAACCCAGGACGATGCCCATCTGAAAAAAATGACCGTCACCTTCAAAGACGGCTCGATGATCATTCAGGATGGAGCCATTGAAGAAAAAGCCAAGTTTACCATCGACCCCACCACCAAACCCGCCAGCATTTTTATTGAATCAGAAAAAGGATCCAGCAAGGCGAGTGGCATATATCAATTCGAGCTACTCACGCTGAAGCTGGCGTGGTCCTTATCGGGGGAGGAGAAGCCGACGAAGTTCTCCGAGAAACCGGAAGCCACGGTGACATCGCTGACGCTGCAAAGGGTGAAAGAATGA